In Edaphobacter paludis, a single window of DNA contains:
- a CDS encoding purine-nucleoside phosphorylase gives MTDQYTQATATADSIRALTPIAPRLGIILGSGLGNFASQVENAVIVPYSDIPYFPHSTVEGHSGKLVLGHVAGVPVAVMQGRVHAYEGYPLSEVTFPTRVLGLLGCKSLIVTNAAGAINTKYKQGDLVVISDHINLTGSNAALGPNDPKFGPRFFDMTTAYSAKLRALAHAEAAKQKIALAEGVYLAVLGPSYETPAEIRAFRILGADLVGMSTVHEVIVARHMGIEVLGLSLVTNMAAGVLNEAINHEEVMETGRRVEHQFTSLLTALIPQIDITP, from the coding sequence ATGACTGACCAATACACCCAAGCCACCGCCACCGCCGATTCTATCCGCGCCCTGACCCCAATCGCCCCGCGCCTCGGCATCATCCTCGGTTCAGGCCTCGGCAACTTTGCCTCGCAGGTCGAGAACGCAGTCATCGTCCCCTACTCCGACATACCCTACTTCCCTCATTCCACCGTTGAAGGCCACTCCGGCAAGCTGGTCCTCGGCCACGTCGCCGGAGTCCCCGTGGCCGTCATGCAGGGCCGCGTCCACGCCTACGAGGGTTATCCCCTCTCCGAAGTCACCTTCCCCACACGAGTTCTCGGCCTCCTCGGCTGCAAATCCCTCATCGTCACCAACGCCGCCGGAGCCATCAACACCAAATACAAACAGGGCGACCTCGTAGTCATCTCCGACCACATCAACCTCACCGGCTCCAACGCTGCGCTCGGTCCCAACGACCCAAAGTTCGGGCCGCGCTTCTTCGACATGACTACGGCTTACTCTGCGAAACTCCGCGCGCTCGCCCATGCCGAAGCCGCGAAGCAGAAGATTGCCTTAGCCGAAGGCGTCTACCTCGCCGTCCTCGGCCCCAGCTACGAGACTCCCGCCGAAATCCGCGCCTTTCGCATCCTCGGTGCCGACCTCGTCGGTATGTCCACCGTGCATGAAGTCATCGTCGCCCGCCACATGGGCATTGAAGTTCTCGGCCTCTCCCTCGTCACCAATATGGCTGCCGGGGTTCTCAACGAAGCCATCAACCACGAAGAGGTTATGGAGACAGGCCGCCGCGTCGAACATCAGTTCACCAGCCTGCTAACCGCCCTCATTCCCCAGATTGACATCACACCATAG
- a CDS encoding nuclease, with protein MEFSRGATFAFNGARRFLAAGYTALMKIGSGARFVMAAAMVPLMTVQPSFGWGSDGHKIINRLAAANLPHDVPVFVRDGEALSAMAYLGLEPDRWRNQAESELESEQAPDHFIDLERADMVGTLPRRRYDFIRDLAKVQSAHPTIPLTPEKVGMQPWQVEEIYQRLKVGFREYRELIAANEDTKPVELAIVYYSAWLGHYVGDGSMPLHTTIQYNGWTGPNPNGYTTERHIHSKFESAFVSANVRVSDVAPLVAAVRTKVLTDEWDDYLMYLRHTHSLVEKTYQIDKAAGFDGAGTPVGKAFAEERLAAGAIELRDLIYTAWLRSADPVQEFRG; from the coding sequence ATGGAATTTAGTCGGGGTGCCACCTTCGCATTCAACGGGGCTCGTAGATTTCTCGCTGCCGGATATACTGCGCTGATGAAGATTGGTAGTGGGGCGCGGTTTGTGATGGCGGCGGCGATGGTGCCTTTGATGACGGTGCAGCCTTCGTTTGGGTGGGGGTCCGATGGGCACAAGATTATTAATCGGCTGGCGGCGGCCAACCTGCCACACGATGTTCCGGTGTTTGTACGGGATGGAGAGGCACTCTCTGCGATGGCTTATTTGGGGCTGGAGCCGGACCGGTGGCGCAACCAGGCGGAGAGTGAACTGGAGTCGGAGCAGGCTCCTGACCACTTTATCGATCTGGAACGCGCAGACATGGTGGGCACGCTGCCGCGGAGACGGTATGACTTTATCCGCGACCTGGCGAAGGTGCAGTCGGCGCATCCGACGATTCCGCTGACCCCTGAGAAGGTGGGGATGCAGCCGTGGCAGGTGGAAGAGATCTATCAACGGCTCAAGGTTGGGTTTAGAGAGTACCGGGAGCTTATTGCTGCCAATGAGGATACAAAACCTGTCGAGCTGGCGATTGTTTATTATTCGGCGTGGCTGGGGCACTATGTCGGCGATGGCTCGATGCCGCTGCATACGACGATTCAGTACAACGGGTGGACGGGACCGAACCCGAATGGCTATACGACGGAGCGCCATATCCACTCAAAATTCGAAAGCGCGTTTGTTTCGGCGAATGTGAGGGTTAGCGATGTAGCTCCGCTGGTGGCGGCGGTGCGAACGAAGGTGCTGACGGATGAGTGGGACGACTATCTGATGTACCTGCGGCATACGCACTCACTGGTGGAGAAGACGTATCAGATCGACAAGGCGGCGGGATTCGATGGGGCGGGAACTCCGGTGGGGAAGGCGTTTGCGGAGGAGCGGCTGGCGGCGGGCGCGATCGAGCTGCGAGACCTGATTTATACGGCTTGGCTAAGGAGTGCGGATCCGGTGCAGGAGTTTCGCGGGTAG
- a CDS encoding tetratricopeptide repeat protein, whose protein sequence is MRALLLIFALFSCMAVAQEPNADPLLKAAIDAQQRGDFPEAIRDYHRFLAKHPGAVEAEVNLGAALAHEGQFDEAIAVYRAALPSIQDQQDKNAVVLNLALAYYKKADWQNAHTQFQTLHNARPDDARIALLLGDCDLHLGKPADAMALLMPLEAANAENPDFDFVLASALIKSNKLRDGALLMEKSADLGNSADAYMIAGSTQLQLNEFAKARHDLDTALRLNPSLPGINTLAGKARDLDGDAEAAEPAFQEAVKLNPNDFDANLYLGAILYKQRHLPEAKIYLDRALQLNPSSSMARYEVAMLESATGQEDDAAQKLEKLIQDDPDWLEPHVELAALYYRLHRPADGARERKIVERLTAAQQAKGPQQ, encoded by the coding sequence ATGCGCGCTTTGCTGCTTATCTTTGCTCTCTTCTCCTGTATGGCAGTTGCGCAGGAGCCGAATGCCGACCCGCTTCTCAAGGCCGCAATCGACGCCCAGCAACGCGGCGACTTTCCGGAGGCCATTCGCGACTACCATCGCTTTCTGGCGAAGCATCCCGGCGCGGTCGAAGCAGAGGTCAACCTTGGCGCGGCGTTGGCCCATGAAGGCCAGTTCGACGAGGCGATTGCGGTGTACCGGGCCGCGCTCCCCTCGATCCAGGATCAGCAGGATAAGAATGCCGTCGTGCTCAACCTTGCCCTCGCCTATTACAAGAAGGCCGACTGGCAAAATGCGCATACGCAATTTCAGACGCTACACAATGCACGACCGGATGATGCCCGCATCGCGCTTCTGCTGGGAGACTGCGACCTGCATCTTGGAAAACCGGCGGACGCGATGGCTTTGTTGATGCCACTCGAAGCGGCGAACGCTGAGAACCCTGACTTCGACTTCGTGCTGGCATCCGCATTGATCAAAAGCAATAAGCTGCGTGATGGCGCGCTGCTCATGGAAAAGTCCGCCGATCTGGGCAACAGCGCGGATGCCTACATGATCGCCGGGTCGACCCAACTGCAACTCAACGAATTCGCAAAGGCGCGCCACGATCTCGACACCGCACTTCGGCTGAATCCCAGCCTGCCCGGCATTAATACACTGGCCGGAAAGGCCAGAGACCTGGATGGCGATGCGGAGGCGGCTGAGCCCGCCTTTCAGGAAGCCGTCAAACTCAACCCCAATGATTTCGACGCCAACCTCTACCTGGGAGCGATCCTTTACAAGCAACGTCATCTGCCCGAAGCCAAGATCTATCTGGACCGGGCGCTTCAACTCAATCCATCGTCCTCCATGGCGCGCTACGAAGTTGCCATGCTGGAGAGTGCCACGGGACAAGAGGACGATGCTGCTCAGAAGCTCGAAAAGCTTATTCAAGATGATCCGGACTGGCTGGAACCGCATGTGGAACTCGCGGCACTTTACTATCGGCTGCATCGTCCTGCCGATGGAGCGAGAGAGCGGAAGATCGTAGAACGCCTGACGGCTGCGCAACAAGCGAAGGGTCCGCAACAGTAG
- a CDS encoding CRTAC1 family protein, with product MVFSKLIRSLFCLSLLQALAFSLPLKGQSKAAPIQFDLQKIPFRLENDETPAKNAPEAMAGGVAIFDYNGDGRPDIFFTNGANIATLKKDSPKYGNRLFRNDGKGKFTDVTKAAGLEGLGYDIGVAVGDFDNDGHPDIFVAGVHRNTLYHNNGDGTFTDITAKAGLGDAVDPQYGPHWAVAAAWVDVNNDGLLDLFIVNYMQWTYSPQPLCSFKGVADYCHPRYYKGQPDQLFLNNGNGTFTDVSKQWGIAEHVGKGMGVGMADYDLDGRPDLFVTNDAGYEFLFHNLGNKFEEVAFPSGVALSEDGNFISGMGLDFRDFNNDGYPDITYVALNTQTFPLYAGSRDGTFRDVTTESGMRSLSYNMSGFGAGFYDFDNDGWKDLFVTRGQVASQPHPGSDIDQYNTVFRNLGPSGKWAALTGEAGLTASPAARHRGCAFGDLDGDGRVDVVATGLGKDAEIWMNRSANSGHWLDIALRGTKSNRDGIGARIKLVTKSGAEYNHMTTSVCYASSSDGPVHFGLGPDNRAESVEIHWPSGIVQTLHDIAADRILKVTEPSQ from the coding sequence ATGGTTTTCTCAAAACTAATTCGAAGCTTGTTTTGTCTTAGCCTGCTGCAGGCTCTGGCCTTCAGCCTTCCGCTCAAGGGCCAGTCGAAGGCCGCACCGATCCAATTCGATCTACAGAAGATTCCTTTCCGTCTGGAAAACGATGAGACGCCAGCAAAGAACGCGCCCGAAGCGATGGCGGGCGGCGTGGCCATCTTCGACTACAACGGAGATGGGCGTCCGGACATCTTCTTCACCAACGGCGCCAATATCGCCACTCTTAAGAAGGACTCGCCCAAATACGGCAACCGCCTCTTCCGCAACGACGGTAAGGGAAAATTTACCGATGTGACCAAGGCCGCGGGCCTCGAAGGATTGGGTTACGACATCGGCGTTGCGGTTGGGGATTTCGATAACGACGGGCATCCCGATATCTTTGTCGCAGGCGTGCATCGCAACACGCTTTATCACAACAATGGTGACGGCACCTTCACCGACATTACTGCCAAGGCTGGTCTCGGCGACGCGGTGGATCCGCAGTATGGCCCGCATTGGGCGGTGGCTGCCGCCTGGGTCGATGTGAATAACGATGGCCTTCTGGATCTCTTCATCGTCAACTACATGCAGTGGACTTATAGCCCGCAGCCGCTCTGCTCGTTTAAAGGCGTAGCCGACTACTGTCACCCCCGTTATTACAAAGGCCAGCCCGACCAACTTTTCCTGAATAACGGCAACGGTACTTTTACCGATGTTTCAAAGCAGTGGGGCATCGCCGAGCACGTAGGCAAGGGCATGGGCGTGGGCATGGCCGACTACGATCTCGATGGCCGTCCCGATCTTTTCGTGACTAACGACGCCGGCTACGAGTTCCTCTTCCATAATCTGGGCAACAAGTTTGAAGAGGTAGCCTTTCCGAGCGGCGTTGCCCTTTCCGAAGACGGCAACTTTATCTCGGGCATGGGGCTGGACTTTCGTGACTTCAACAACGATGGGTATCCGGACATAACCTACGTCGCGCTGAACACGCAGACCTTTCCGCTTTATGCAGGTTCGCGCGACGGCACCTTTCGAGATGTAACCACCGAAAGCGGTATGCGCAGCCTCAGCTATAACATGTCTGGATTCGGTGCCGGGTTCTATGATTTTGATAATGACGGATGGAAGGACCTATTCGTTACGCGCGGTCAGGTTGCGTCGCAGCCGCACCCGGGTTCGGACATCGATCAGTACAACACTGTGTTTCGCAACCTTGGCCCTAGCGGAAAGTGGGCTGCATTGACCGGGGAGGCAGGTTTGACCGCCTCGCCCGCTGCCCGCCATCGCGGCTGTGCTTTCGGAGATCTGGATGGAGATGGGCGGGTCGATGTGGTCGCCACCGGACTAGGCAAAGATGCCGAGATATGGATGAATCGAAGCGCGAACTCCGGCCACTGGCTCGACATTGCACTGCGCGGCACAAAGAGCAATCGCGACGGCATCGGCGCACGCATCAAGCTGGTGACCAAAAGCGGCGCTGAGTACAACCACATGACTACCAGCGTTTGCTATGCTTCGTCGAGCGACGGGCCCGTACATTTCGGCCTGGGTCCGGACAACCGTGCTGAATCAGTAGAAATTCATTGGCCATCTGGAATTGTTCAGACACTTCATGACATCGCTGCCGATCGCATCCTGAAAGTTACCGAGCCATCGCAGTAG
- a CDS encoding carboxypeptidase regulatory-like domain-containing protein yields the protein MMKLELLSQASANSPKPCFVQRMTGILLFALLVLVASPALAQQLTGTLSGTVYDQTGAVIPGSSVVLKNQASGDQRTTTADSTGHFVITAVQPANYSITVSAKGFNSWKESGIVMNQGDSRNVPNIKLAVGSSTTEVVVSAADVVVPTDTAEISTSLNEKMINDFPLAGRDAGELIKVMPGMALNHGGSAGSSFNDKVVGSNNGPVGAYSSNGTQPNGTMAYMLDGANLVDPGNFGTQIANINPDMVSNIKVLMSNYGAEYAKGPVIFQAFSKSGGQQFHGEAYLYTHNSVLNSVDAYTKSQGGNNKAESYYYMGGNVGGPVLIPHLNFNRTRNKLFFWGGYEYMKQQPAGSIINYNVPNAAQLSGDFSNAGIPAAAISAWPNFYNQLSKNTPAGGTATSFPTSDIDPSISGILKLYPATNQTPSAANGYSNYHYVNTSPQNRWEATGKLDYAISDNTKLTGSYTRQKESDLAPISVWWAVPSTLPYPSPGASSTVTYVVLTNLTHVFNPTTTNETVFTWSHFVNPYKLANPSAVSRKTNNFNVPGLFGNTTDQIPNFLPDNCCNESLASINYYPMSPGSFGGVKQVPAIYDNLTKIFGNHSFKVGFYWDDSRNSQNSTAPDNGNYNFQTYGQNSTNNLVADMMLGRVYSYQQQNKDVPTNTHYHQVSVYAQDSWKASKRLTLNYGVRFDHIGQWTTIGAGPGFQVFNAADYYKNPLATNPGLLWHAIDPSIPTSGFQTPLFYLAPRIGLAYDVFGNGRTVVRGGFAVYRYQATSETASAQSGPLGSFEYTTPTPFTGYANVTSFTPPSSVSQNGSDIHAMQQGDTRAPFTNDWNLTISQALPWRSVLEASYVGNRSANEYMDGSNSNLFNLNNVAPGGLFQKDPVLGQYVSPNAPSCPGGGATDWSLYCQNDPAAYTATYTVNHYRPYQSYQNIYLLTHAPYSKYNSLQVSFQKQTGPVTFATNYTFSKVLGIRDGGSNNGPGNGSGVDPFVLRNNYGPLAYDHTHILNLTYNWTLPSIHGEGLGMHLLGGAVNGWQLSGYTAFQSGAPIQPSIGGGMQATYPGGLTVPTVQHPNLPDNSILMPNGLRATAVNPSVWFGSNAYNVLIPALTCDPLKGLKSGQRFNPNCFTTPAYGQQGPTNLPYMRNPNYWNSDLGIYKNFHFTEARYIQFRVSATNWLNHPNPQFGLANNSDISLNFTQTTNATCGGCVDSNGNPIKVTSLSPTNTNTQTTGTPRFKTGSRFVTLAAKFYF from the coding sequence ATGATGAAACTCGAATTGCTTTCTCAGGCTTCGGCGAACTCGCCGAAACCGTGTTTTGTGCAGCGTATGACCGGTATCTTGTTGTTTGCTCTACTGGTGCTCGTTGCTTCACCGGCGCTCGCGCAGCAGTTGACCGGCACACTGAGCGGCACGGTCTATGACCAGACAGGCGCCGTCATCCCTGGTTCTTCCGTTGTGTTGAAAAATCAGGCCAGCGGAGACCAGCGAACCACGACCGCTGACAGTACGGGGCATTTCGTCATCACGGCCGTTCAGCCAGCCAACTATTCCATTACGGTCTCCGCCAAGGGCTTCAATAGCTGGAAAGAAAGCGGAATCGTGATGAACCAGGGCGACTCCCGCAACGTTCCGAACATTAAGCTCGCAGTGGGCAGCAGCACCACGGAGGTGGTTGTCTCGGCTGCGGATGTGGTTGTTCCGACCGATACCGCCGAGATCAGCACCTCGTTGAACGAGAAGATGATTAACGATTTCCCACTGGCAGGCCGTGACGCCGGGGAGTTGATCAAGGTCATGCCGGGCATGGCGCTCAATCACGGCGGCAGTGCCGGTTCAAGCTTCAACGACAAAGTTGTGGGCTCCAATAACGGCCCGGTTGGCGCGTACTCCTCCAACGGCACGCAGCCGAACGGCACCATGGCTTACATGCTCGACGGCGCGAACCTGGTCGATCCCGGCAACTTTGGCACTCAGATCGCCAACATCAACCCCGACATGGTTTCCAATATTAAGGTGTTGATGTCGAACTATGGCGCGGAATATGCAAAAGGTCCGGTAATTTTCCAGGCGTTCAGCAAGAGCGGCGGTCAACAGTTCCACGGCGAGGCTTACCTTTATACCCACAACTCGGTACTGAACTCGGTCGATGCTTACACCAAGAGCCAGGGTGGCAACAACAAAGCTGAGAGCTACTACTACATGGGCGGCAATGTCGGCGGCCCGGTACTGATTCCCCATCTCAATTTCAATCGCACCCGGAACAAGCTGTTTTTCTGGGGCGGTTACGAATACATGAAGCAGCAGCCTGCCGGCTCCATCATTAACTACAACGTCCCCAACGCAGCGCAGCTTTCGGGAGACTTCAGCAACGCGGGCATTCCCGCCGCCGCGATCTCTGCGTGGCCCAATTTCTATAACCAGTTGTCGAAGAACACGCCTGCGGGTGGCACAGCAACCTCGTTTCCCACCTCGGATATCGACCCCAGCATTTCGGGCATCCTGAAGCTTTATCCGGCGACCAACCAGACGCCGAGCGCGGCGAACGGCTACAGCAATTACCACTATGTCAATACCTCGCCTCAGAACCGGTGGGAAGCGACGGGTAAGCTCGACTATGCAATCAGCGACAACACCAAACTTACCGGCTCGTATACCCGTCAGAAAGAAAGCGATCTGGCTCCCATCTCCGTCTGGTGGGCAGTCCCCAGTACGCTGCCTTACCCCAGCCCCGGTGCCTCCAGCACGGTAACTTACGTCGTTTTGACGAACCTGACCCACGTCTTCAACCCCACCACGACGAACGAGACTGTCTTCACCTGGTCACACTTCGTCAACCCCTATAAGCTGGCGAATCCGTCGGCGGTTTCGCGCAAGACAAATAACTTCAACGTCCCTGGCCTCTTCGGAAATACCACCGACCAGATTCCAAACTTTCTGCCGGATAACTGCTGTAATGAGTCGCTTGCGAGCATCAACTATTACCCGATGTCGCCCGGCTCTTTTGGCGGCGTCAAGCAAGTGCCTGCCATCTACGACAACCTCACCAAGATCTTTGGCAATCACAGCTTCAAGGTCGGCTTCTATTGGGACGATAGCCGTAACAGTCAGAACAGCACCGCGCCGGACAATGGCAACTATAACTTTCAGACCTACGGTCAGAACTCGACCAATAACCTGGTCGCCGACATGATGCTGGGCAGGGTCTACAGTTACCAACAGCAAAATAAAGATGTTCCTACCAATACGCACTATCACCAGGTATCGGTCTACGCGCAGGACTCCTGGAAAGCCAGCAAGCGATTGACGCTGAACTACGGTGTTCGGTTCGATCACATCGGCCAATGGACCACGATCGGTGCGGGTCCTGGTTTCCAGGTATTCAATGCAGCCGACTATTACAAAAATCCCCTAGCAACCAATCCTGGTTTGCTCTGGCATGCCATCGACCCATCCATTCCGACCTCAGGCTTCCAGACGCCGTTGTTCTATCTGGCGCCGCGCATCGGATTGGCCTATGACGTCTTCGGCAATGGGCGGACGGTAGTTCGCGGTGGCTTCGCCGTGTACCGCTACCAAGCAACCAGCGAGACGGCGAGTGCCCAAAGCGGCCCGCTCGGTTCATTTGAATACACCACTCCAACCCCGTTCACGGGATACGCGAATGTAACGTCTTTTACTCCTCCCTCCTCCGTTTCGCAAAACGGATCGGATATCCATGCAATGCAGCAAGGCGACACTCGTGCTCCGTTCACCAACGACTGGAACCTAACGATCTCCCAGGCGCTGCCATGGCGCTCGGTACTTGAAGCTTCGTATGTGGGCAACAGAAGCGCGAATGAATATATGGATGGATCGAACAGCAATCTTTTCAACCTGAACAACGTTGCTCCTGGCGGCCTCTTCCAGAAAGACCCGGTCCTTGGCCAGTATGTTTCACCGAATGCTCCTTCGTGCCCCGGCGGCGGTGCCACCGACTGGTCGCTGTACTGCCAGAACGATCCCGCAGCCTATACGGCAACTTATACGGTCAACCACTATCGCCCGTACCAGTCCTATCAGAACATCTATCTACTGACTCATGCCCCGTACTCGAAGTACAACTCGCTGCAGGTGTCATTCCAGAAGCAGACGGGTCCTGTAACCTTCGCTACCAATTACACGTTCTCTAAAGTACTTGGCATCCGCGATGGAGGATCCAACAATGGTCCGGGTAACGGTTCCGGAGTCGATCCGTTCGTGCTTCGCAACAACTACGGGCCGCTCGCCTATGACCACACCCACATCCTGAACCTTACGTATAACTGGACGCTGCCCTCTATTCATGGCGAGGGACTTGGCATGCATCTCCTTGGCGGCGCGGTGAACGGCTGGCAACTTTCCGGCTATACCGCGTTTCAGAGTGGAGCACCGATTCAGCCAAGTATAGGAGGTGGCATGCAGGCGACCTACCCCGGCGGCCTGACCGTTCCCACCGTTCAGCACCCGAACCTGCCTGACAATAGTATTCTGATGCCCAATGGACTTCGCGCGACCGCGGTCAACCCCTCGGTCTGGTTTGGCTCCAATGCCTATAACGTGCTGATTCCAGCGCTGACCTGCGATCCGCTCAAAGGTCTGAAGAGTGGGCAGAGGTTCAACCCCAATTGCTTTACTACTCCAGCGTATGGACAGCAGGGACCGACCAACCTTCCTTACATGAGGAACCCAAACTACTGGAACAGCGATCTGGGCATCTACAAAAACTTCCACTTTACGGAAGCCAGATACATCCAGTTCCGGGTCTCCGCAACCAATTGGCTTAACCATCCCAATCCACAGTTTGGGCTGGCCAATAACAGCGATATATCTCTCAACTTCACTCAAACCACCAATGCCACCTGTGGAGGCTGCGTCGACTCGAACGGCAATCCGATCAAAGTCACCTCTCTGTCACCCACAAACACGAACACTCAAACCACGGGAACGCCTCGATTCAAAACAGGCTCCAGGTTTGTGACACTGGCGGCGAAGTTCTACTTCTAG
- a CDS encoding DUF2062 domain-containing protein — MNLKKAKSSSAAKGTSPLHHNWAYRRVALPIFALLRMGASPQKLAWSIAVGLLIGINPIIGSTTLFCLAAAFLLRLNVAASQLANHLVYPFELLLVIPFIRFGDVVFHTAPMPFSARSLIHAARTSPIALTRQLWRWEWHAFTLWLGLAIVLVPIIALSITPFLRRLLLRIEHHEYPIIHPPHLSLERADP, encoded by the coding sequence GTGAACCTGAAAAAAGCGAAATCCAGCAGCGCCGCCAAGGGCACGTCACCGCTCCACCATAACTGGGCCTATCGTCGAGTCGCCCTTCCTATCTTTGCGCTCCTACGCATGGGAGCATCCCCGCAAAAGTTGGCGTGGAGCATCGCCGTCGGACTTCTCATTGGTATCAACCCGATTATCGGCAGTACCACTCTCTTCTGCCTCGCCGCGGCCTTCCTTTTGCGCCTCAACGTAGCCGCCTCGCAACTGGCCAACCATCTCGTCTATCCATTCGAACTTCTACTGGTGATTCCATTCATCCGCTTCGGCGACGTCGTCTTCCACACTGCGCCGATGCCCTTCTCAGCCAGATCGCTGATCCACGCCGCCCGCACCAGCCCCATCGCCCTCACCCGCCAGCTCTGGCGATGGGAGTGGCACGCCTTCACCCTTTGGCTGGGTCTGGCCATCGTGCTCGTGCCCATCATCGCCCTGTCCATCACCCCCTTCCTTCGCCGTCTTCTCCTCCGCATCGAGCATCATGAATACCCCATCATCCATCCGCCCCATCTCTCGCTCGAACGCGCCGACCCATAG
- a CDS encoding lysophospholipid acyltransferase family protein, translated as MSFFRSLGRSIRLAGMFAVAGTELLVKRPATREARADWLHRFAARAIRGLEIEVDVTGTFPERGAVISNHLSYLDIVVFAALHPCVFVSKAELQTVPMLGWMTTMAGTVYVARGHGGSAAKARSGMQAAADAGLPVVFFPEGTTTNGSGLLKFHSGLLAQAMGSGMSITAAYIQYSLGAGNQATVADDVCYWGDAKMLPHIFKLLGLRGLRAEVRFAERPIKFSSDGADRKAAAMEAQAAVAALGSSRVEERLATAQDWTSQSS; from the coding sequence GTGAGCTTTTTCCGGTCGTTGGGACGAAGTATTCGTTTAGCGGGGATGTTTGCGGTGGCGGGGACGGAGCTGTTGGTGAAGAGACCGGCGACGCGGGAGGCCAGGGCGGACTGGCTGCACCGGTTTGCGGCGCGGGCGATTCGAGGGTTGGAGATTGAGGTCGATGTGACGGGGACGTTTCCAGAGCGAGGCGCGGTGATCTCGAACCATCTCAGCTATCTGGATATTGTGGTGTTTGCGGCGCTGCATCCTTGTGTCTTTGTATCGAAGGCGGAGCTCCAGACGGTTCCGATGCTGGGCTGGATGACGACAATGGCGGGAACCGTTTATGTCGCCCGTGGGCATGGCGGATCGGCGGCGAAGGCGCGGAGTGGAATGCAGGCCGCCGCAGATGCGGGATTGCCGGTGGTGTTCTTTCCTGAAGGAACGACCACGAATGGGAGTGGGCTGCTGAAGTTTCACAGCGGTCTGCTGGCGCAGGCGATGGGGAGCGGGATGTCAATTACGGCCGCGTATATACAGTACAGCCTGGGAGCGGGGAATCAGGCAACGGTGGCGGATGATGTCTGCTACTGGGGTGATGCGAAGATGCTGCCACATATCTTCAAACTGCTGGGGCTGCGCGGCCTGCGGGCGGAGGTACGGTTTGCGGAGAGGCCGATTAAGTTTTCGAGCGATGGGGCGGATCGCAAGGCGGCGGCCATGGAGGCACAGGCTGCGGTCGCGGCACTGGGAAGCTCGAGAGTTGAGGAAAGATTGGCCACCGCTCAAGATTGGACCAGTCAGAGTTCCTGA
- the nuoI gene encoding NADH-quinone oxidoreductase subunit NuoI, with the protein MSKVSAAAAIAKGMSITLKEMFQPTEVENYPDGKGPMRGAKFQERFRGKHQLQRDENGLEKCVACFLCAAACPSNCIYIEAAENTEETRISSAERYAKVYNIDYNRCIFCGYCVEACPTDAITHGHGFELASLNATNLVMRKEDLLVPSHKLPDAVSSEKDEAEILA; encoded by the coding sequence ATGTCCAAAGTAAGCGCCGCCGCAGCCATAGCCAAGGGAATGAGCATCACCCTCAAGGAGATGTTCCAGCCGACCGAAGTCGAGAACTATCCCGACGGCAAGGGGCCCATGCGAGGGGCTAAATTTCAGGAGCGCTTCCGTGGGAAGCACCAGCTTCAGCGCGACGAAAACGGCTTGGAAAAGTGTGTTGCCTGCTTCCTTTGCGCCGCTGCCTGCCCGTCGAACTGTATCTATATAGAAGCAGCGGAGAACACGGAAGAGACCCGTATCTCCTCAGCCGAGCGTTACGCCAAGGTCTACAACATCGACTACAACCGCTGCATCTTCTGCGGCTACTGCGTCGAGGCCTGCCCGACCGACGCCATTACCCATGGCCACGGCTTCGAACTTGCGAGCCTTAATGCGACCAACCTGGTCATGCGTAAGGAAGATCTTCTCGTTCCCTCCCACAAACTGCCTGATGCGGTGAGTTCGGAGAAGGACGAAGCCGAAATACTTGCCTGA